The following proteins are encoded in a genomic region of Alphaproteobacteria bacterium:
- a CDS encoding DNA cytosine methyltransferase, giving the protein MSGNGTTSKRRAKRPRFLAVDFFCGAGGTTRGLIDAGGYVIAGIDKDGKCEKTYVKNNANECLDNSVPRFLCRDIFRKSSEYPDGEQKELFGELDGLISHYRAKAPKVPLFFAICAPCQPFTKLSRKKMSRERQEGRKRDMNLLREACRFVEKYKPELVLSENVAGIHDPKYGGIWNDFQKRLEKLGYVTGSKVVCTSRFGVPQYRKRSILAAVRRELARSERYADVFGKELLVPENDPDASVLSVAQAIGHLPAIGAGEVHPKVVGHRTRGLSPLNYLRLSSAKPGEPNAYMADTKHGDLSLACHRRVNRKLGSRCFTDVYTRMHPDRPSPTITTRCHSISNGRFGHYDVKQVRGLSVLEAAILQSFPENYVFYPGDEIEPVARMIGNAVPPKLAEFFAGYLVNSLSQDAVRGVGGS; this is encoded by the coding sequence ATGAGCGGGAACGGTACGACTTCCAAAAGACGCGCAAAAAGACCGCGCTTTCTCGCCGTCGATTTTTTCTGCGGCGCCGGCGGCACCACGCGCGGCCTGATCGATGCCGGCGGGTATGTCATCGCAGGTATCGATAAGGACGGAAAGTGCGAGAAGACATATGTCAAAAACAATGCCAACGAGTGCCTGGACAACTCCGTTCCCCGTTTCCTTTGCCGCGATATTTTCCGGAAGAGCAGCGAGTATCCCGACGGCGAGCAGAAAGAGTTGTTCGGCGAGCTTGACGGTTTGATCAGCCACTACCGCGCCAAGGCCCCCAAGGTACCGTTATTCTTTGCCATATGCGCCCCGTGTCAGCCGTTCACGAAGCTATCCCGCAAGAAGATGAGCCGCGAGCGACAGGAAGGGCGCAAGCGAGATATGAATCTTCTGCGCGAGGCGTGCCGCTTCGTGGAGAAATACAAGCCGGAGCTGGTACTGTCCGAGAACGTAGCCGGGATTCATGACCCGAAGTATGGCGGCATATGGAACGACTTCCAAAAGCGCCTAGAAAAGTTGGGATACGTCACCGGCTCGAAAGTCGTCTGCACGTCACGGTTCGGCGTGCCGCAATATCGAAAGCGATCGATCCTGGCGGCGGTGCGCAGAGAGCTGGCTCGCTCGGAACGTTATGCCGACGTGTTCGGAAAGGAGCTGCTCGTGCCGGAGAACGATCCGGACGCGTCCGTCCTTTCCGTCGCGCAGGCCATCGGTCATCTGCCTGCGATCGGCGCTGGAGAGGTTCACCCGAAGGTCGTCGGACATCGTACACGCGGTCTTAGTCCGCTGAACTACCTCCGCCTTTCCTCGGCGAAGCCTGGCGAGCCGAACGCGTACATGGCGGACACAAAGCATGGGGATCTGTCGCTCGCCTGTCATCGCCGAGTGAATCGGAAATTAGGCTCCCGGTGCTTCACCGACGTCTACACGCGGATGCACCCTGATCGCCCCTCGCCCACGATCACAACGAGGTGCCACAGCATCTCGAACGGACGCTTCGGTCATTACGACGTGAAGCAAGTTCGGGGCTTATCCGTACTTGAGGCCGCGATCCTTCAGTCGTTCCCGGAAAACTATGTCTTCTATCCGGGCGATGAGATTGAACCGGTCGCGCGGATGATTGGAAACGCCGTTCCGCCGAAGTTAGCAGAGTTCTTCGCTGGTTACCTCGTCAACTCGCTCTCGCAAGATGCCGTCCGCGGCGTCGGTGGAAGTTGA
- a CDS encoding HNH endonuclease yields the protein MKPFDWCRDELILALDVYLRVRPTSPDRRMQEVKELSEILRAARLHQTAGRPPNFRTPDSIVMKLMNFRSLDPSFRGRGLSAGSASDRAVWAEFAEDAGRTARTAACIRAALSAGSSGGDEPDVDAEASEGRVLTRLHFSRERNGRLREKKIAAVLKLKGELTCEVCDFSFEKVYGERGTRFIECHHVVPLSELTPGSKTKLNDLALICANCHRMIHVRRPWVGVADMRSIIGSNVAAMTKTTDREKKI from the coding sequence ATGAAACCGTTCGACTGGTGCCGTGATGAACTGATCTTGGCCTTGGATGTGTACCTTCGGGTCCGTCCGACGTCCCCTGACCGTCGTATGCAGGAAGTAAAGGAACTGAGCGAAATTCTAAGAGCCGCCCGACTTCATCAGACGGCAGGCCGTCCGCCGAATTTCCGCACGCCCGACAGCATTGTCATGAAGTTGATGAACTTTCGCAGCCTTGATCCCTCGTTTCGAGGGCGCGGCCTGTCGGCCGGCAGCGCCTCGGACCGTGCGGTCTGGGCGGAGTTTGCGGAAGACGCCGGACGAACCGCACGTACGGCGGCCTGCATTAGGGCGGCACTTTCCGCCGGAAGTTCCGGCGGCGACGAGCCGGACGTTGATGCGGAGGCGAGCGAGGGACGCGTGCTGACCCGCCTCCACTTCTCTCGGGAGCGGAACGGAAGGCTAAGGGAAAAGAAAATAGCTGCGGTCCTTAAGCTGAAGGGGGAATTGACGTGCGAGGTGTGCGACTTTTCGTTCGAAAAGGTCTACGGCGAACGAGGCACAAGGTTTATCGAGTGTCATCATGTCGTTCCGCTGTCCGAGCTGACTCCTGGGAGCAAAACCAAGCTGAATGACCTTGCACTCATATGCGCCAATTGCCATCGGATGATCCATGTCAGGCGTCCGTGGGTCGGCGTAGCAGACATGCGTTCGATCATCGGGAGTAACGTCGCTGCAATGACGAAAACAACCGACAGGGAGAAGAAAATATGA
- a CDS encoding Gfo/Idh/MocA family oxidoreductase, translated as MENYNVAIVGCGYAADFYLSNMAKYPWLRVTAAFDRDHSRLTRFAAQHSLCTYETLDELLREESTLLILNLTGPDSHYAVSAAALSAGKHVYSEKPFATTMQDAAGLLRIAAENGVELASAPCSVLGRAAQTTWKLLREGAIGQPLLAFGDLSDGMIHMQSYHLWISASGAQWPAADEFRIGCLMEHGEYLISWLTTFFGRVYEVVGTTDILVPDKGTSVRCGPDMATGLLRFESGVIARLSFSSLTPHDRSLTLVGTTGVLRVADVWDMNSRVELRESLKVTVDRNQYLSLPREQVLVGVGPAALYQDSHNIDQVSGVAEMVEAIRLGREPRLSARRALHGLEVLLSINGAGHGRRVNTKTAFDGMEPMPWALHATGDYLD; from the coding sequence GTGGAAAACTACAACGTAGCTATTGTCGGATGCGGCTATGCGGCCGACTTTTATCTCTCCAACATGGCCAAATACCCTTGGCTGCGGGTTACCGCCGCGTTTGACCGAGATCATTCCCGTCTCACTCGATTTGCCGCTCAACATTCCTTGTGCACCTACGAAACGCTGGATGAGCTCCTACGTGAGGAGTCGACCCTGCTGATTCTCAATCTCACCGGGCCTGACAGCCACTACGCCGTTTCGGCGGCGGCTCTTTCGGCAGGCAAGCACGTGTATAGCGAGAAGCCCTTTGCTACAACGATGCAGGACGCCGCTGGGCTTCTGCGGATCGCGGCAGAAAACGGCGTCGAACTGGCGTCCGCACCTTGCTCAGTGCTCGGACGCGCCGCACAGACCACATGGAAGCTTTTAAGGGAAGGTGCGATCGGCCAGCCCCTACTCGCCTTTGGCGACTTGAGCGATGGCATGATTCACATGCAATCTTACCACCTCTGGATCAGCGCTTCGGGTGCCCAATGGCCAGCGGCCGACGAGTTTCGCATCGGCTGTCTTATGGAGCATGGCGAATACCTAATCTCTTGGCTGACGACCTTCTTCGGTCGAGTCTACGAGGTTGTGGGAACGACGGACATCTTGGTGCCTGACAAAGGCACCAGCGTTCGCTGCGGGCCAGACATGGCAACCGGTCTATTGCGATTCGAATCGGGCGTCATCGCACGGCTGTCGTTTTCTTCGCTCACGCCTCATGACAGATCCCTAACCCTCGTCGGCACGACAGGCGTACTGCGGGTTGCGGACGTGTGGGATATGAATTCACGCGTGGAACTCAGAGAGTCTCTGAAGGTTACAGTGGACAGGAACCAATACCTCTCCCTACCACGCGAACAGGTGCTCGTTGGCGTTGGGCCAGCGGCGCTCTACCAGGACTCGCACAACATCGACCAGGTTTCCGGCGTTGCCGAGATGGTCGAGGCCATTCGGCTCGGGCGCGAGCCTCGCCTTAGCGCACGGCGCGCCCTCCATGGCCTTGAAGTCCTTCTCTCCATCAACGGGGCCGGACACGGTCGGCGTGTTAACACCAAAACCGCTTTTGACGGTATGGAACCTATGCCCTGGGCGCTCCACGCGACTGGAGACTACCTTGACTGA
- a CDS encoding MerR family transcriptional regulator, with amino-acid sequence MKLTDKLNTAAAAEALGVSKATLLRWFRDGRIVEVSRDRNGWRIFTTADLSRIKRVMGLDA; translated from the coding sequence GTGAAGCTCACCGACAAACTGAATACAGCGGCTGCGGCAGAGGCCCTCGGCGTCTCCAAGGCGACCCTACTTCGGTGGTTCCGTGATGGCCGAATCGTGGAGGTCAGCAGAGATCGTAACGGATGGCGTATCTTCACTACGGCCGATTTGAGCCGAATCAAGAGAGTGATGGGACTGGACGCATGA
- a CDS encoding transferase — translation MRDGVIVVGIEKERLTRRKHDGFNDNLTAKYCLEAAGITWEDVALVVDTETFNPEDALEHHLRSGRQIPPSVRRVSISHHLAHAYSAAGPAGVDESIVVVVDGRGDGASACLDLPPEHPLTGATDLFETISIYHWARAQLTPLFKEFSPTRDASDNDLLRLASLQNSVGEYFAAVSRHVFGSYFSEGKLMGLAPFGNTSRHPPGLVFEDGKLKVFSPSRLIAQKEKDAGFARREGDFFYYADLAARAQQDVERVIIDIFRFAQTLQPTEYACYAGGVALNAVANAKVAQELGYRRLFVQPAAGDNGLAVGCCYYGWHKILERESSCAGPWSTFLGRVYSDSDIERALQPYIRDGAFRLFTSDRIARSAAELLATGHVIGWFQGGSEFGPRALGHRSILGDPRRPGMQDFINRAIKRREDFRPFAPAVISSSAETFFEGATSSPYMTFVAKVKQKWRTILPAVTHVDGSARLQTVAPEQNPAFHQLLTEFGLITGIPILLNTSFNGRSMPIVETPQEAIAMFASSPLHALAIGNRLVVKSSDIQAPAVPE, via the coding sequence ATGCGGGATGGCGTCATCGTCGTCGGCATCGAGAAGGAGCGCCTTACGCGTCGCAAGCACGACGGCTTCAATGACAATCTAACGGCGAAATACTGCTTAGAAGCAGCGGGCATCACGTGGGAAGATGTTGCGCTTGTCGTAGACACTGAGACGTTTAATCCGGAGGATGCACTCGAGCACCATCTCCGATCTGGTCGCCAGATACCTCCTTCTGTGCGCCGCGTGTCCATCTCCCACCACTTGGCACACGCATACAGCGCAGCGGGCCCCGCTGGTGTTGACGAATCCATCGTCGTGGTCGTCGATGGCAGAGGTGACGGTGCGTCGGCCTGCTTAGATCTCCCCCCGGAGCATCCGCTCACCGGCGCCACAGACTTATTCGAAACGATCAGCATCTACCACTGGGCTCGAGCTCAACTTACACCCTTGTTCAAAGAGTTTTCTCCAACGCGTGACGCCTCGGACAACGATTTGCTTCGGTTAGCAAGCCTGCAGAACTCCGTCGGCGAATACTTCGCCGCCGTATCGCGGCATGTTTTCGGCAGCTATTTCTCCGAGGGGAAGCTGATGGGACTAGCTCCGTTTGGCAACACCTCGCGTCACCCACCTGGGCTTGTTTTCGAAGACGGCAAGCTCAAGGTCTTCAGTCCGTCCCGGCTGATTGCACAGAAGGAAAAAGATGCTGGATTTGCTCGGCGCGAGGGCGACTTTTTCTACTACGCAGACCTCGCTGCACGTGCTCAGCAGGACGTCGAACGCGTGATCATCGATATCTTCCGATTCGCACAGACGCTGCAGCCGACGGAGTACGCATGCTATGCGGGCGGCGTCGCACTGAATGCCGTTGCCAACGCAAAAGTGGCGCAAGAGTTGGGCTATCGCCGATTGTTCGTACAACCCGCAGCCGGTGATAACGGCTTGGCAGTGGGATGCTGCTACTATGGATGGCATAAAATACTGGAGAGGGAATCCAGTTGCGCTGGCCCATGGTCGACATTCCTGGGGCGCGTGTACTCAGATTCTGATATTGAGCGGGCACTGCAACCCTACATTCGAGATGGTGCCTTCAGGCTCTTTACATCCGATAGAATTGCTCGATCAGCCGCTGAGCTACTCGCCACAGGTCATGTGATTGGCTGGTTCCAAGGTGGTTCTGAGTTTGGCCCTCGAGCCCTCGGCCATCGAAGCATCCTCGGAGATCCGCGGCGGCCGGGTATGCAGGACTTTATCAACCGTGCTATTAAACGCAGGGAAGACTTTCGGCCGTTCGCACCAGCAGTCATAAGCAGCAGTGCCGAGACGTTCTTCGAAGGCGCGACCTCCAGTCCCTACATGACATTCGTGGCTAAGGTGAAGCAGAAGTGGCGGACCATCTTGCCGGCTGTGACACATGTGGACGGTTCCGCGCGTCTCCAGACGGTGGCTCCGGAACAGAACCCGGCGTTTCACCAACTCCTCACTGAGTTCGGGCTCATCACCGGAATCCCGATCCTGCTGAACACTTCTTTCAACGGGCGCTCGATGCCGATCGTCGAAACGCCACAAGAAGCCATTGCAATGTTCGCGTCTTCCCCTTTACATGCGCTTGCGATCGGCAACAGGCTCGTCGTCAAGTCATCCGACATTCAAGCCCCGGCCGTACCCGAATGA
- a CDS encoding ATP-binding protein, with product MNDAPAKELHLDFHGRFIDALGIQMYQKPTAAIAELISNAWDADANNVEVTLPTALDPGAEIVIADDGHGMTFAECQDFYLKVGRNRRAGGKGTTKGGRPVLGRKGIGKFAGFGIAKKIIVDTTSGETGERTVFLLDLDKLRSDEFIEAGRHPVKVLAAQGPDDARKKNCGTKINLGALTLGRTPNAEGFAERMARRFQLAANAQSFKVKVNGIELSGIDVSKDVEFDFPADYQDGEKPEGLKIEGSEGVEKFGEQEVRWRIRFCKEPIGDAEFRGVSVFCGIKVAQTPFFFELSGGLSGQHGQQYLFGHVKADYLDQLGDDIITTERQRINWENPDAEWLLTWGQVRVKQLLSIWKERRSAVRQQQIDNKIAPFAPRLEKLQPSERKTVTSAIRKIATVSTLGDEEFVDLAMSLLTAWERGRLHELIERISGMSDDDAGIIVAVMGETQALTVLQMAEVIRTKIDLIAGLRKRVEARELENAIRDYIAEHPWLISPELEHYKKEVSLQKVLKEIANEIKLEENADFSKRIDLLLCHGDHLVLLEFMRPGLTIDRDHIQRFTHYVDEIRARVDINTGGPFRRVTGKIVADRLEMSKPGNRKAIERLATSDLYALDWEVLLTVAEAQYREYFAVMAARAPDDPRVREAVDGRAPEKAADR from the coding sequence ATGAACGACGCGCCCGCGAAGGAGCTGCATCTCGATTTCCACGGACGCTTCATCGATGCGCTCGGCATCCAGATGTACCAGAAGCCGACGGCCGCGATAGCCGAGCTGATTTCGAATGCTTGGGATGCCGATGCCAACAACGTCGAGGTCACTCTGCCGACTGCTCTCGATCCAGGAGCGGAGATTGTCATCGCGGATGACGGGCACGGCATGACTTTCGCCGAATGTCAGGATTTCTATCTGAAAGTCGGTCGCAACCGCCGCGCCGGCGGTAAGGGCACGACGAAAGGCGGCCGTCCGGTCTTGGGTAGAAAGGGGATTGGCAAATTCGCCGGCTTCGGAATCGCGAAGAAAATTATCGTGGATACGACAAGCGGCGAGACCGGCGAACGAACCGTCTTCCTGCTAGATTTGGACAAACTACGGTCCGACGAATTCATCGAAGCTGGCCGACACCCGGTCAAAGTGTTGGCTGCGCAAGGCCCAGATGATGCACGCAAGAAAAACTGCGGCACGAAAATCAATCTCGGTGCACTCACATTAGGCCGCACGCCGAACGCTGAAGGATTTGCCGAACGCATGGCCAGGCGCTTTCAGCTTGCCGCCAATGCTCAAAGCTTCAAGGTCAAGGTCAATGGTATCGAGCTATCGGGGATCGACGTCTCTAAGGATGTGGAGTTCGATTTTCCGGCCGACTACCAGGACGGCGAGAAGCCCGAGGGCCTCAAGATTGAGGGAAGCGAAGGGGTCGAGAAGTTCGGAGAGCAAGAAGTCCGATGGCGGATTCGGTTTTGCAAGGAACCGATCGGCGACGCGGAATTCCGCGGTGTCTCGGTATTTTGCGGAATCAAAGTCGCTCAGACACCGTTCTTCTTCGAACTCAGCGGCGGGCTTTCCGGCCAGCACGGCCAACAATATCTCTTTGGCCACGTCAAGGCCGACTATCTGGATCAGCTCGGCGACGACATCATCACCACCGAGCGGCAGCGCATCAATTGGGAAAATCCTGACGCCGAGTGGCTGCTGACATGGGGGCAAGTCCGCGTCAAGCAACTCCTCTCGATCTGGAAGGAGCGGCGATCCGCTGTCCGCCAACAGCAAATCGACAACAAGATCGCTCCGTTTGCACCGCGGCTCGAGAAACTGCAACCATCCGAGCGCAAGACGGTGACCTCCGCCATTAGGAAGATCGCGACCGTATCCACATTGGGCGACGAGGAGTTCGTCGATCTAGCAATGTCGTTGCTCACGGCATGGGAGCGCGGGCGGCTTCATGAATTGATCGAGCGCATATCGGGCATGTCCGACGACGATGCCGGCATCATCGTAGCCGTTATGGGGGAGACACAGGCCCTGACGGTTCTGCAAATGGCCGAAGTGATAAGGACCAAGATCGATCTCATCGCGGGATTGCGGAAGCGCGTTGAAGCGCGCGAGCTGGAGAATGCGATCCGCGATTACATCGCGGAGCATCCGTGGCTGATCAGTCCTGAACTTGAACACTATAAGAAGGAAGTTTCCCTGCAGAAGGTCCTCAAGGAGATCGCTAACGAGATTAAGCTGGAAGAGAACGCCGACTTCTCCAAGCGGATTGATCTGCTCTTGTGCCATGGCGACCATCTGGTGCTGCTGGAGTTCATGCGCCCTGGCTTAACGATCGACCGCGACCATATCCAAAGGTTCACGCACTATGTCGATGAAATCAGGGCGAGAGTCGATATCAATACCGGAGGGCCGTTTCGGCGAGTGACCGGAAAGATAGTCGCGGACCGATTGGAGATGTCTAAACCGGGCAACCGCAAAGCCATCGAGCGGCTCGCGACTAGCGACCTTTACGCTCTGGACTGGGAGGTTCTTCTCACCGTGGCCGAGGCTCAGTATCGAGAGTACTTTGCGGTGATGGCCGCGCGAGCGCCCGACGATCCCAGAGTCCGCGAAGCGGTAGATGGCCGGGCCCCGGAGAAAGCCGCCGACCGATAA
- the vsr gene encoding DNA mismatch endonuclease Vsr: MTDRVPPEVRSRMMASVHGKNTSPERAVRSVLFAAGFRYRLHRRDLPGSPDILLPRYRTAVFVHGCFWHGHHCARGARPSSNVEFWNRKLDGNIARDRRNEEALFHAGWDVVILWECSLAIGCKRLLQRLNFHRRRGRHLARAS; this comes from the coding sequence GTGACAGACAGAGTTCCACCCGAAGTTCGTTCTAGAATGATGGCGTCCGTCCACGGGAAGAATACCTCCCCGGAGCGGGCGGTCCGTTCCGTGCTGTTCGCGGCGGGTTTTCGCTACAGGCTGCATCGGCGCGACTTGCCCGGATCGCCTGACATCTTGTTGCCGCGATACCGGACAGCCGTGTTCGTGCATGGCTGCTTCTGGCACGGTCACCACTGCGCGCGTGGCGCGCGTCCGTCTTCTAACGTCGAGTTCTGGAACCGAAAGCTCGACGGAAACATCGCCCGTGATCGCCGCAATGAGGAAGCCCTGTTCCATGCGGGCTGGGACGTCGTGATTCTATGGGAGTGCTCGCTGGCGATTGGATGTAAGCGTCTGTTGCAAAGGCTCAACTTCCACCGACGCCGCGGACGGCATCTTGCGAGAGCGAGTTGA
- a CDS encoding GIY-YIG nuclease family protein, translating to MPKSGQSDYDPGNIYIARSEELGRGKYKIGLSRNVGRRMLNLAKMSYGGFKDWRKACAVRVTSMRAVERRMHKVAGKPVEISTKGGKAIEIFEIPYPKARNMLLFFGRLFRPGRAKRSNRKE from the coding sequence ATGCCGAAGTCGGGACAATCCGACTACGATCCGGGCAATATCTACATCGCGCGAAGCGAGGAGCTCGGCCGAGGTAAATACAAGATCGGCCTGTCGCGGAATGTCGGCCGCCGCATGCTCAACCTCGCCAAGATGAGCTATGGCGGCTTCAAGGACTGGCGCAAGGCGTGCGCCGTGCGCGTCACCAGTATGCGCGCGGTCGAGCGGCGGATGCACAAGGTCGCCGGCAAGCCCGTCGAGATTTCGACGAAGGGCGGCAAAGCGATTGAGATTTTCGAGATCCCCTACCCCAAGGCGAGGAACATGCTGCTGTTCTTCGGGCGTCTATTCCGACCTGGCCGCGCCAAGCGCAGCAACCGCAAAGAGTGA
- a CDS encoding helix-turn-helix transcriptional regulator produces MKSRRALAQNLRRIRRERGMSQEALAMAADIDRSYVSLLETERYSASVDMLDKLAAALKAQPHALLAPTARPKRTKLTSVK; encoded by the coding sequence ATGAAGTCCAGGCGAGCCCTGGCGCAGAACCTGCGCCGCATCAGACGCGAGCGAGGAATGTCGCAAGAGGCGCTCGCGATGGCGGCCGATATCGACCGCAGCTACGTGTCGCTATTGGAAACCGAGCGGTATTCGGCCTCGGTCGATATGTTGGACAAGTTGGCGGCGGCGCTCAAAGCGCAGCCGCACGCGCTGTTGGCGCCGACGGCGCGTCCAAAGCGTACGAAACTGACGTCGGTCAAGTGA
- a CDS encoding site-specific integrase, with product MTKSKWSPRTVAGFRVRPQVRNGHKTGSWFVDVPKSSSYGRRRRVLFETVNQAETFAVDLAAKLATINTRHAQAGNALYNSLMNGMPMPIPTAPAMPVQMSAPLAGPGPARPTFGAAVELWKRSSKDKIAVGKKREASHATDLARLKPLLDVFANYQLPQINELNWGAYLRQRMEKDGYAPNTVQGEATVMRKVLNFSERIFDWYRAPKLPGVGIEEDDERRLTEAELTSVIQVMERPYFGMFWLFAETGLRKSEVLKLTWPQIDLERSMVEVRKTRRGKPKSRPSIRRVLFSQGLHDELLAMRRAREAFETISDDSLVFPAAEKEIPKDGGPPKDKPLANLKRAFVRAAKRMKWEGEQIPLSPQRLRRAYITALANRGVDDFIVKRVAGHSPTSDVTNKHYARLNDEGLRKALLELPVGGNANGNAVATGVATRGNGPKLGR from the coding sequence ATGACGAAAAGCAAATGGTCCCCGCGCACGGTCGCCGGATTTCGTGTCCGGCCGCAAGTGCGCAACGGTCACAAGACTGGCAGTTGGTTCGTCGACGTGCCGAAGAGTTCCAGTTACGGCCGTCGTCGACGCGTGTTGTTTGAAACGGTGAATCAGGCCGAGACCTTCGCAGTCGACTTGGCTGCGAAGCTCGCAACGATCAACACCCGTCACGCCCAGGCGGGAAACGCACTCTACAATTCGCTCATGAACGGCATGCCCATGCCAATCCCAACGGCACCGGCGATGCCGGTCCAGATGAGCGCGCCGCTCGCCGGACCAGGTCCAGCAAGACCGACCTTCGGCGCCGCGGTGGAACTTTGGAAACGTTCGTCGAAAGACAAGATCGCGGTCGGCAAGAAACGGGAAGCATCACACGCAACCGATCTCGCTCGACTGAAGCCGCTTCTCGACGTTTTCGCGAACTATCAACTGCCGCAAATAAACGAGCTTAATTGGGGCGCCTATCTACGGCAGCGCATGGAGAAGGACGGCTACGCGCCCAATACCGTCCAAGGTGAAGCGACGGTCATGCGTAAAGTCTTGAACTTCAGTGAGCGTATTTTCGACTGGTACCGCGCGCCCAAACTTCCGGGCGTCGGCATCGAAGAGGATGACGAGCGCCGGCTTACAGAAGCGGAGCTCACATCGGTTATCCAAGTAATGGAGCGTCCGTACTTCGGAATGTTCTGGCTCTTCGCGGAAACGGGCTTACGTAAAAGCGAAGTGCTCAAACTCACATGGCCTCAGATCGACTTGGAACGATCGATGGTCGAAGTGCGCAAAACGCGTCGCGGCAAACCGAAGTCGAGACCGTCAATTCGACGGGTCCTCTTCTCGCAAGGCTTGCACGACGAACTGTTGGCGATGCGGCGCGCGCGCGAAGCTTTCGAGACGATCTCTGATGACTCGCTTGTCTTCCCCGCCGCCGAGAAGGAGATCCCGAAGGACGGGGGGCCACCGAAAGACAAGCCGCTTGCCAATCTCAAACGCGCCTTCGTCCGCGCCGCCAAGCGGATGAAATGGGAGGGCGAGCAGATCCCGCTGTCGCCCCAACGATTGCGGCGCGCGTATATCACGGCGCTGGCCAATCGCGGCGTGGACGACTTCATCGTGAAGCGGGTGGCGGGCCACAGCCCGACCTCCGACGTGACGAATAAGCACTATGCGCGGTTGAACGATGAGGGGCTTCGCAAAGCCCTCCTCGAACTGCCGGTCGGTGGCAACGCGAATGGCAACGCTGTTGCCACGGGCGTGGCAACACGTGGCAACGGGCCCAAATTGGGCCGTTAA
- a CDS encoding glycosyltransferase family 2 protein: MKGSEALWFIIPHFRDTEARSGYLAACLRSLQAQTDPDWHAVVVDDGSPGAALQSAEGLEDPRVAYIRLPANCGPGVARNVGVRYAINRGARILSFQDDDDLAHPERVSRTRVALASCTGAEFVYSSFVPIDRQGREIARASVRGDMREILDALDAGPPVGPRAWVDIATRTGFIATTSTVSVRSSVALRCPFPPLRVSEDSHTWLRMSASGATVCFAPAIPTSYRIANAGEECSSQRSNAFLYSKSAGDSLGFAAAVRFALRRGEISRDDAASLTRMFCARLASTIERQGLTDLADQIRSYEFARRVSSIVPIRL, encoded by the coding sequence ATGAAGGGTTCAGAAGCACTCTGGTTCATCATCCCGCATTTTCGGGACACGGAAGCGAGAAGCGGTTATCTCGCCGCGTGCCTGCGCAGTCTGCAAGCCCAGACAGACCCCGACTGGCACGCCGTGGTAGTTGATGACGGCTCTCCCGGTGCGGCCTTGCAGTCGGCAGAAGGTCTCGAGGATCCGCGTGTAGCGTATATCCGGCTACCGGCGAATTGTGGTCCAGGTGTGGCCCGCAATGTAGGTGTCCGATATGCCATCAACCGTGGGGCAAGAATCCTCTCCTTCCAAGACGACGACGACTTGGCACACCCGGAACGGGTCTCGCGGACGCGTGTGGCCCTGGCCTCTTGCACGGGTGCGGAATTCGTCTATTCGTCATTCGTGCCGATCGATCGGCAGGGCCGCGAGATCGCTCGTGCGTCGGTGCGCGGCGATATGCGAGAGATCCTCGACGCGCTGGATGCGGGGCCGCCGGTAGGCCCCCGTGCGTGGGTTGACATTGCGACCCGCACAGGCTTCATCGCAACCACCTCGACCGTGTCTGTACGTTCGTCGGTGGCCTTACGGTGCCCATTTCCACCGCTACGCGTTTCGGAGGACTCCCATACCTGGTTACGCATGAGTGCGTCTGGAGCAACAGTTTGCTTCGCTCCCGCCATACCAACATCATACCGCATCGCCAACGCGGGCGAAGAGTGCAGCAGCCAGCGAAGTAACGCGTTCCTGTACAGCAAGTCTGCAGGCGATAGCCTTGGTTTTGCAGCGGCCGTGCGTTTTGCGCTGCGCAGAGGCGAGATATCCCGCGACGATGCGGCATCGCTCACGAGAATGTTTTGCGCCCGGCTTGCCAGCACCATCGAAAGGCAGGGCCTGACCGATTTAGCCGACCAGATACGTAGCTATGAGTTCGCCCGTCGTGTTTCTTCCATCGTGCCGATCCGACTTTGA